The following are encoded together in the Bacteroidales bacterium MB20-C3-3 genome:
- a CDS encoding YifB family Mg chelatase-like AAA ATPase, translating to MKAKMLRRTFCATCLGVDAITVVVEVDVTVGISFHLVGLPDSAVRESQQRIGTALTSVGARIPGKKIIVNMAPADLKKEGSSFDLAIAVGILAATGQYSFCNLNEFMILGELALDGSLRPVSGALPIAEHAKKEGFKGCIFPGSSAGEAAEIDGIDVFGADNLNEVISILYGEGIILPVKHGDRVVRHSLSADIPDFSEIKGQAGAKRALEIAAAGSHNILLSGPPGAGKTFMAKALAGILPKMTREESVETSKIYSVAGKGALKDGLITERPFRSPHHSASIYAIIGGGFNSRPGEISLAHNGVLYLDEIAEYPRGVLEVLRQPMEERCVSISRLKYKITYPANFMLVASMNPCPCGYYGQPGDKCSCTRFQIERYSAKLSGPLLDRIDLLCDVNPVPAEHLISERLSEGSQAIRERVERARAVQSKRFMGRISTNSQMSAGDLRHYCMVGRKEADFLSGAISKLGLSARAYSRILKVARTIADMESAQNISVCHIAEAIQYRRVSNF from the coding sequence TTGAAAGCAAAAATGCTAAGAAGGACTTTTTGTGCAACATGTCTTGGAGTGGATGCAATTACAGTTGTCGTTGAGGTTGATGTAACTGTAGGGATATCATTTCATCTTGTAGGTCTTCCGGACAGCGCTGTGAGGGAGAGCCAGCAGAGAATCGGGACAGCCCTCACCTCTGTGGGTGCCAGAATTCCGGGTAAAAAAATTATAGTGAATATGGCTCCTGCTGATTTAAAAAAGGAGGGATCTTCGTTTGATCTTGCAATAGCCGTAGGTATCCTTGCAGCTACCGGGCAGTACTCTTTCTGCAATCTCAATGAATTTATGATATTGGGGGAGTTGGCCCTTGACGGGTCGCTGAGACCTGTATCAGGAGCCCTTCCAATTGCGGAGCATGCAAAAAAGGAGGGTTTTAAGGGGTGTATCTTCCCGGGCTCTTCAGCCGGTGAAGCAGCAGAGATTGATGGGATAGATGTTTTTGGAGCTGATAATCTTAATGAAGTCATTTCAATTCTTTATGGTGAGGGTATTATCTTGCCTGTAAAACATGGAGATAGGGTAGTACGCCACTCTCTCTCTGCAGATATTCCGGATTTCTCAGAGATAAAGGGGCAGGCGGGGGCAAAAAGGGCATTGGAGATAGCTGCTGCAGGGTCTCATAATATTTTGCTAAGCGGACCTCCGGGTGCGGGCAAAACCTTTATGGCTAAGGCTCTTGCAGGGATCTTGCCAAAAATGACCAGAGAGGAGTCTGTAGAGACAAGCAAAATTTATAGTGTAGCCGGGAAGGGTGCATTAAAGGATGGTCTTATAACAGAGAGGCCATTCAGGTCTCCGCACCACTCGGCCTCAATATATGCAATAATTGGAGGGGGATTTAACTCACGGCCCGGAGAGATCTCTCTGGCTCATAATGGTGTCCTCTATCTGGATGAGATAGCTGAGTACCCCAGGGGCGTGCTTGAGGTACTCAGGCAGCCGATGGAGGAGAGGTGTGTCTCTATTTCAAGACTTAAGTATAAGATAACCTATCCGGCAAATTTCATGCTTGTTGCCTCTATGAATCCCTGCCCGTGCGGCTATTACGGACAGCCGGGAGACAAATGCAGCTGTACCCGGTTTCAGATTGAGAGATATTCGGCAAAACTGTCTGGCCCTCTTCTGGACAGGATTGATCTGTTGTGTGATGTAAATCCTGTCCCGGCAGAGCACCTGATCTCGGAGAGACTCTCTGAGGGTAGTCAGGCCATAAGAGAGAGAGTTGAGAGGGCAAGAGCAGTACAAAGCAAGAGATTTATGGGGAGAATATCTACCAACTCTCAGATGTCCGCCGGTGACCTCAGGCACTACTGCATGGTTGGCAGAAAAGAGGCCGATTTTCTATCGGGGGCAATTAGTAAGCTTGGACTTTCAGCAAGAGCCTACAGCAGAATTTTAAAA